In the Ornithodoros turicata isolate Travis chromosome 5, ASM3712646v1, whole genome shotgun sequence genome, taaatcgaaaatacagttaactgagtactatcgtgcaaatgcaacagtatttccgagttgggattgtgtttataatgccatatattgtgtaattttgcatttgaccatgccttctgctgtatcaatctcacaaagaacagacgttagcgcattcacactctgtttattatgcaatactaaattgtttaattttgctttggaccatgccttcggCTGTGTCAATCTcggaaataagagatgtcacaacattcgcactggactggtctcggatttcctccgggttttttaacctccgtttattaatctccgggtgacatcgaccaccttattcatcaactgaggtcaggaacacttggtcgcaccttgtgcgaccccggaaaacccgtttgttgttcggatttcgaggggttaagaaccgagggtgcaatacctggaaaacgttttgtccgttcaggcgtcattcataagaccacggaattatccctttgaaggtttctgttgacctcggaacgatccgttcataaattgagggcaaaaacgctgggcaactcctagttggttcccagaaattccgttcattattcgaatatcgaggttcataaaacgagggaaaaatgaatggaaaaagtttggttcccagtgctcgtgttcataaaacgaggggattcataaatcgaaggttcataaatcgagggttgactgtatacatatgttcaagatctccttttttgctggttcattttggtaccttggtgtgttctgtaaatgtctgtccatatcccacgcacaggctgttcgtttttattcgcatcacaccagcgctcatttgacaggtgggttatgttaattttcgcaaattaacccatccgtagttacaaacatttccgacatttcctgacgcatgtgtttgtaactacggatcgataaattagcaaaaattcacataacccacctgccaaatgagcgctactctgttgcgaataaaaatgaacatcctgtataaaaagccgcacgttggcgtaacctttacgggcaggtgctggattgaaggccgtaacctctaattagtgggtttccttgtaacttttataaaaggtactgctcagagggtacctggtagcttctgaaatagagggtaaaatattgcgattttttaccctttactaaagggtaccgagttaagagtgtaagtctcatgcggtggaagactgtggtaagggaacgcggcattcggcaggggagagtaagggacaatgtggggtcaacgtagtaaagcagagagtgggtggggatgtcacgttgccattgacactgcatcatggggccagtgaggcttgagacgaggtaacggcgatcccccagagacaagatgatggggacacgccgggtgtactggcgcgcgcctgcggctgttcgatctgcgtcctcgtttccgctgatgcccacatgacccgtgatccactggaagacgatacAGTGGCtctgtgcgcttgctttcttgtaCACTTGTAGAATTTCAATGGCCACAGGACTGAAgaagccgcgaagtcccatagttgccacacactgcagcgcagatctggaatccgtaaaaacgacccaggagcgaacggggctgtcagtaattttccgcaaggcgaaaagaatagcataaagctcagcgcatgttgacgatgtttcatgtgagagatgatggccGTCTGAAATTGGCTCCGAGGGAATGACAAAGGCAGACGACGAACTTCCCCTCGTCGTTGAGCCGTCCGTGAAAACTGCGGTGGAAGTCTCATAACACGAGCTCATCATATCGAGAGTGAGCTGCTTCTTCACGCATGCAGCGACATtgcctttcttccctgttaGCACTGGTACCGACAGGGAGATGCAGGGCGTCGGATATGTCCAAGGAGGGGCGCTGGGAGCTGAGGGTGTGACCACAAAGTCAGGTATGCTAGTCTTCAGTTGAGAGACACATGGGTGTACGCTGCTGGTGCGTGCGTCTCCGGAGCTTCCTAACTAGCGGATGCCGCggatggtgagctagaaggcggaGGTATACTGCCGACACGTCTCCCGGTAGCGAAGCACTTGAAGCGGGGCTTCCTTAGCCTCAGCAATGACCATATGGGTCTCTGCCGCCcgagggactcccaagcacactcggagactgcgcgccaggaggcactgaagCTTCTGGACTGAGGAAGGTGGAAGGCCATTTAACACAGGCAAGCTGTATGCAAGTGACCCGCGAACCAAAGCACGGTGGACGGCCAAAAGCGACGCCATGGCACTGCCCCACTTCACGCGTGCCAGATGCCTGATCACCGCAATCCACCGGTGGACCTTCGCTtccaagctcgctatgtgcttcACCCAAGACAGCCTGGCGTCTACCGTGACACCTAGGAAACGATGAAAAGATGCACTCCTCAGCTGTACACCAGCAACTGAAAGAGGGAAGGGATGCATGTTACTTCTCGTAAACGGGAGTACCACGGACTTTTCAGTCGAGATGGTCATGCCGGCCGTTGCGAGGTAGTGCTCAATAGTGTTCAAAGTGTGTTGCAGGCGCCGCTGGATGGCCGGACGGATTTTGCCGCTGGTCCAAATGCAGATGTCATCCGCGTAGATCGAAATTGACAGTGTTTTTCCCAATGCAGCCCCGAACACCCGCGATGGCCACGTTAAACAGAATTGTGCTCAATACGCTCCCCTGTGGAACTCCGTGAGTCATCGATACATTCTCCGTATCCCCTTGACGGGTGCGAACGAATAGTTGCCTGCCATGGAGGAAGTCCTTAATCCATCAGAGAGCTCTGGAGGGTAGGCCGGCTTGGGTGAGGGGACGCAGAACGGAGGCGTGACTCACGGTGTCGTAAGCGCGTTTAACATCAAGAAACGCAGCCACCACTGTCTTCTTAtgcgccttttcttcttccacCGACGTAATGAAGTCAAGAACAGAGTCCATGGAAGACCTGTGCTGGCATTTCCTGCCTCTCGAGCCACCACTCGATTCTGTGGAGGATTATGCGCTCCAACAACTTGTCAAGGCAGCTAGTCAAGCTCTCTGGCCTGAAAGAAGAGAGCTGAGAGGGCAATTTTCCCGGCATCAGTAGTGGGACAACTCGGGCTTgcttccacccccccccccctgtctggTACGTTCCCGGTTCTCCAGGACGTGTTAAATACCTCGAGCAGGCCCTTCTGACATCGCTCATCCAGGTTAAGGATAGCCCGGTAGTGATATTGTCCGGGCCTGGAGAAGATCGAACACGTGACAGGAGGAGTGCGTTCATTAACTCCGAGAGCGAAAAGTCACTATCCATGTCCGGATCAGTAATGGCTGGCATAGCTTCAACCTGTTCTGTCaaataggtcatgtggctcatGAAAGCCGGTGAACACGCTGCCACGGAATGAGTGCCAATGGTCTGACAGAAAGCCAGAGCCACTTCACCCTCTGGCTTAGAAGAGAACAACGCTAGAGCACCTAGCGGGTTGCGGTCGGGTGTCGGCTCTCTTAAACT is a window encoding:
- the LOC135395749 gene encoding uncharacterized protein LOC135395749 translates to MTISTEKSVVLPFTRSNMHPFPLSVAGVQLRSASFHRFLGVTVDARLSWVKHIASLEAKVHRWIAVIRHLARVKWGSAMASLLAVHRALVRGSLAYSLPVLNGLPPSSVQKLQCLLARSLRVCLGVPRAAETHMVIAEAKEAPLQVLRYRETCRQYTSAF